A genomic window from Streptomyces sp. NBC_01429 includes:
- a CDS encoding TIGR00730 family Rossman fold protein, whose amino-acid sequence MNICVFLSAADLDERYTRPAREFGELIGKSGHTLVWGGSDSGLMKVVADGVQEGGGRLVGVSVGFLQNVARPNADEMVIAKDLAERKALLLAKSDAVVIMVGGTGTLDEATEILELKKHALHTKPVVLLNTAGFYDGLKQQFRRMDEEGFLPMPLTDLVFFAEDGVSALAYLEESAGER is encoded by the coding sequence ATGAATATTTGTGTCTTCCTCTCCGCCGCCGACCTCGACGAGCGCTACACCCGCCCCGCCCGCGAGTTCGGCGAGCTGATCGGCAAGAGCGGCCACACGCTCGTCTGGGGCGGCTCGGACAGCGGGCTGATGAAGGTCGTCGCCGACGGAGTGCAGGAGGGCGGCGGCCGGCTGGTCGGGGTCTCGGTGGGCTTCCTCCAGAACGTGGCCCGGCCGAACGCCGACGAGATGGTGATCGCGAAGGACCTCGCGGAGCGCAAGGCGCTGCTGCTCGCCAAGTCCGACGCCGTCGTGATCATGGTCGGCGGCACCGGCACCCTGGACGAGGCCACCGAGATCCTGGAACTCAAGAAGCACGCCCTCCACACCAAGCCCGTGGTGCTGCTCAACACGGCGGGCTTCTACGACGGGCTGAAGCAGCAGTTCCGCCGGATGGACGAGGAGGGATTCCTGCCGATGCCCCTCACCGACCTGGTGTTCTTCGCCGAGGACGGGGTGAGCGCACTCGCCTACCTGGAGGAGTCGGCCGGCGAACGCTGA
- a CDS encoding AAA family ATPase has product MDRLLNQFVGRASCFFHIHRGASIFISGFVRRPRGWDPKANPRDAQLIFTTHDATLLGSEVLDRPLGRAQVWITAKDRTGATELYPLTAARPADGESLERGYLRGRYGGVPRVSAGEIAREVSWQEAKATA; this is encoded by the coding sequence GTGGATCGCTTGCTGAATCAATTCGTCGGCCGTGCCTCTTGCTTTTTCCATATTCATCGGGGTGCCTCCATTTTCATCAGTGGATTCGTTCGACGTCCGAGAGGTTGGGACCCCAAGGCGAATCCCCGTGACGCCCAACTGATCTTCACGACACACGACGCCACCCTGCTTGGCAGCGAGGTCCTGGACCGGCCGCTCGGCCGGGCTCAGGTCTGGATCACGGCGAAGGACCGCACGGGAGCGACCGAGCTGTATCCGCTGACCGCCGCGCGTCCGGCGGATGGCGAGAGCCTGGAACGGGGCTATCTGCGAGGCCGGTACGGCGGCGTCCCGCGCGTCAGCGCGGGTGAGATCGCCCGTGAGGTGTCCTGGCAGGAGGCGAAGGCGACAGCGTGA
- a CDS encoding DUF427 domain-containing protein: MTMATGHRITVEQGTEHVRVVRDGRLLAESRRPLLLRETGCPVRYYIPPSDVRTQLLTPSETTTHCPFKGDASYWSLPDAPDLVWAYPVPKAEVAQVKDHFCFYDTEVVAD; the protein is encoded by the coding sequence ATCACGATGGCCACCGGACACCGCATCACCGTCGAGCAGGGCACCGAGCATGTACGCGTCGTACGCGACGGGCGGCTTCTCGCGGAGAGCCGCCGTCCGCTGCTGCTGCGCGAGACCGGCTGCCCCGTGCGCTACTACATTCCGCCGAGCGACGTCCGGACCCAGCTGCTGACGCCGTCGGAGACCACCACGCACTGCCCGTTCAAGGGCGACGCTTCCTACTGGTCGCTGCCGGACGCCCCTGATCTCGTCTGGGCGTACCCCGTGCCGAAGGCGGAGGTCGCGCAGGTCAAGGACCACTTCTGCTTCTACGACACGGAGGTCGTCGCGGACTGA
- a CDS encoding alpha/beta fold hydrolase, with the protein MDNVCLVKSGDATPIAFRRSGEGPPVILVGGAFSTAESEAPLAKLLAPVFSVITYDRRGRGASGDTAPYAVEREIEDLAALLEEAGGDASVYGVSSGAALVLEAAIAGLPITQLALYEPPYVTDAADPRGMAAYRERLAGLLALGLRDEAVELFLSAVDATPAMIAVMRRSPMWPGLTAVAHTLAYDDAVLGRGPVPAERLAAVRTRAMVVDGGASPAALRDAARATARSLPRGRHRTLTGQTHEVAPHVLAPVLEEFFAA; encoded by the coding sequence ATGGACAACGTGTGCTTGGTGAAGTCGGGGGACGCCACCCCGATCGCGTTCCGGCGGTCGGGCGAGGGACCGCCGGTCATTCTGGTGGGTGGGGCGTTCAGTACGGCGGAGTCGGAGGCTCCGCTGGCGAAGCTGCTCGCGCCGGTCTTCAGTGTCATCACCTACGACCGGCGCGGGCGCGGCGCCAGCGGGGACACCGCTCCGTACGCGGTGGAGCGGGAGATCGAGGATCTCGCCGCCCTTCTCGAAGAGGCGGGCGGAGACGCCTCGGTGTACGGCGTGTCCTCGGGCGCGGCGCTGGTGCTGGAGGCGGCGATCGCCGGGCTGCCGATCACCCAACTGGCGCTGTACGAGCCCCCGTACGTCACCGACGCCGCCGATCCGCGCGGCATGGCGGCCTACCGCGAGCGGCTGGCCGGGCTGCTGGCGCTGGGGCTGCGGGACGAGGCGGTCGAGCTGTTCCTGTCGGCCGTGGACGCGACGCCAGCGATGATCGCCGTGATGCGGCGGTCGCCGATGTGGCCGGGGCTGACGGCGGTGGCCCACACCCTGGCGTACGACGACGCCGTGCTGGGCCGGGGCCCGGTGCCCGCCGAGCGGCTCGCGGCGGTGCGCACCCGCGCGATGGTCGTGGACGGCGGCGCCTCCCCTGCGGCCCTGCGCGACGCGGCCCGCGCGACGGCGAGGTCCCTCCCCCGAGGCCGCCACCGCACCCTGACGGGCCAGACGCACGAGGTGGCCCCGCATGTGCTGGCGCCGGTGCTGGAGGAGTTCTTCGCGGCGTGA
- a CDS encoding RloB family protein — MSKGDEQPLIPTPTPPPDASRAVRVAYVGCEGESTEVDHLNHLNDRYGDGSGYEGQRFHIQPVYKKNGYTLAEAVAAVRDEAAEDEAWALFDRDDHHDIPKTLREAAEGSTEVCFSHPSFELWLLLHFQEFGGRQSGKNKDVIKKLRQAHPAFKKFDGRNDKSIKDVRRTALDGSGTLKEAVSRAKRLVGQCEHGSCKAVNAKTYPYSRDNQPKSTTSWAARSGHAHDCETLRRDPSTDVWRLVVSLGIVEDSSRSAASRGHGYSAGPWGGPPVRSGPAIPAAAGAPGNRADPSRSTGH; from the coding sequence GTGAGTAAAGGCGACGAGCAGCCGCTGATTCCGACCCCGACTCCGCCGCCGGACGCTTCCCGGGCGGTGCGGGTGGCGTACGTGGGGTGCGAGGGCGAGTCCACCGAGGTGGACCACCTCAACCACCTCAACGACCGGTACGGGGACGGCAGCGGGTACGAGGGCCAGCGGTTCCATATCCAGCCTGTCTACAAAAAGAACGGCTACACGCTGGCGGAGGCCGTGGCGGCCGTACGCGACGAAGCCGCGGAGGACGAGGCGTGGGCTCTCTTCGACCGCGACGACCACCACGACATCCCGAAGACTCTGAGAGAAGCGGCGGAGGGCTCCACCGAGGTCTGTTTCTCCCATCCGTCCTTCGAACTGTGGCTGCTGCTGCACTTTCAGGAGTTCGGCGGGCGGCAGAGCGGCAAGAACAAGGACGTCATAAAGAAGCTGCGGCAGGCACATCCCGCCTTCAAGAAGTTCGACGGCAGGAACGACAAGAGCATCAAGGACGTGCGGCGAACGGCGCTGGACGGTTCCGGGACGCTGAAAGAGGCGGTGTCCCGCGCGAAGCGCCTGGTCGGCCAGTGCGAGCACGGTTCGTGCAAGGCGGTCAACGCCAAGACGTACCCGTACAGCCGCGACAATCAGCCGAAGTCCACGACATCATGGGCTGCACGCTCCGGGCACGCCCATGACTGCGAGACGCTGCGGCGAGACCCGTCGACCGACGTGTGGCGCCTGGTGGTGAGCCTGGGCATCGTCGAGGACTCTTCACGGTCGGCGGCAAGCCGGGGCCACGGTTATTCAGCAGGGCCCTGGGGCGGCCCCCCGGTCCGGTCGGGGCCCGCGATCCCGGCCGCCGCTGGGGCGCCCGGGAACAGGGCGGATCCATCTCGGTCCACTGGGCACTGA